In the genome of Diaphorobacter sp. HDW4A, the window GCCCGCGAAGGTGGTAGCCAGATTGAGCAGTGCCGATGGGCGCTCCGCCATCTTGCCCGAGTGGTGCGCGCGGCGCAGCGCGCCGTGCACGCCCAGGGTGATCCAGATCCAGCGCAGGAGCAGCAGACCGCTCGAAATCGCGACTACGTAGCCGACCAGAATCCACCATTCGTGACCGGCCTCGTGCAGCGGCACGCCGATGATGGACGGCAGTTGCAGGCCCAGCAGCAGGAAGATGGCGCCGTTGAACGCGGCTTCGACCAGGCTCCAGGTGCCCTCGGTCTGCAGGCGTTCGCTCACGTAGCTGCTGCGGTCGAGGTCGCCGAAGTTGGTGGCGATGCCCGCCGCCACGGCCGCGAGAATGCCCGACACGCCGATCTTTTCGCCCACGATGTAGGCGGCGAATGGCAGCAGCACCAGCAGCAGCACCATCTGTGTGGCCGCCACATCGCCGAGACGCCGGGTGATGGTGCTGCGCGCGTAGCTGAAACCCCAGCCGAGCAACGCACCGACAGCGAGGCCGCCCACAGCCATATAGATGAAATCGCGTGCGACGGCGCCCCAGGACAGTGTGCCGGTGAGCGTTGCCGCGACCGCAAACTTCAGCGCTACCAGGCCCGATGCGTCGTTGAGCAGCGACTCGCCTTCGAGGATGTGCATGGTCTTGTCGGGCATGCCCAGATTGCGCGTGATGGCCGAGACGGCCACCGCGTCGGTGGGCGAGATCACGGCGGCCAACGCGAAAGCCACGGGCAGCGGAATCTCGGGAATCATCCAATTGATGAGATAGCCCAGACCGAACACTGTGAACACCACCAGTCCAAGCGCCAGCAGCAAAATGGGTCTGGCGAGCGAGAAGAACTCACGTTTGGGAATGCGCCAGCCGTCGGCGAACAGCAGCGGCGGAATGAACAGCAGCATGAAAATTTCGGGGTCGAACGCGATATGCAGCCCGCTTTGGGGCCAGGCGATGACGGCGCCGAGCGCGATTTGAATCAGTGGCAGTGGAATGGCGCGGATGTAGCGGGCAACAATGCCCGTCAGTGCGCCAAGCATCAAGACAAGCAGGACGGTTTCGACGGTATGCATATGGCATTTTCGACCCATATGCGCCGGCGCTTCTGTCAGATATTGAAAAAAACCGAGTGCCCGAATAGGGAAAAGTGGAGAACTGAACGATGAGCATTCTTGGAACGCAACTCAATGCGCGGTCAGCGGACTTCCAGTCCAACGCGCAGGCCATGCAGGCCGTGGTCGACGATCTGCGCGCGCAGACCGAGCGGGTCGCGCTGGGCGGCGGCGAGGCCGCACGCGCCAAGCATGTGTCGCGCGGCAAGCTGCTGCCGCGCGAGCGCGTGCAGCGCCTGCTCGATCCGGGCACGCCGTTTCTGGAGCTCTCGCCGCTGGCGGCACTCAACATGTACAACAACGACGCACCCGGCGCGGGCGTGATCACCGGCATTGGCCGCGTCAACGGCGTGGACTGCATGATCGTCTGCAACGACGCGACGGTGAAGGGCGGTACCTACTATCCGATGACGGTGAAGAAGCATCTGCGCGCGCAGGAAGTGGCGCAGCAGAACCGCCTGCCCTGCGTCTATCTGGTCGACTCGGGCGGCGCCAACCTGCCCAATCAGGATGACGTGTTCCCCGACCGCGAGCACTTTGGTCGCATCTTCTTCAATCAGGCCAACATGAGCGCCCAGGGCATCTCGCAGATCGCCGTGGTCATGGGCTCGTGCACGGCGGGCGGCGCGTATGTGCCGGCGATGAGCGACGAGTCCATCATTGTGAAGAACCAAGGCACGATTTTCCTCGGTGGCCCTCCTTTGGTGAAGGCAGCGACCGGAGAAGTGGTGAGTGCCGAAGACCTCGGCGGTGGTGACGTGCACACGCGCCTGTCGGGCGTGGCCGATCACTTGGCCGAGAACGACCTGCACGCGCTGGCGCTGGCCCGCCAGATCGCGGGCAACCTCAACAAGAACAAGGAGCCGAACGCGGGCGACCACGCCCCGCGCGCGCCGCTGTTCGATTCGAAGGAGCTGTACGGCGTGATTCCGGTGGACACGCGCAAACCGTTTGACGTGCGCGAGATCATCGCCCGCGTGGTGGACGGCAGCGAGTTCGACGAGTTCAAGGCGCGCTTTGGCAGCACGCTGGTCTGCGGCTTCGCGCGCATCGAAGGCATGCAGGTCGGCATCATCGCCAACAACGGCATTCTGTTCAGCGAGTCGGCAGTGAAGGGCGCGCACTTCATCGAGCTGTGCTGCCAACGAAAGATTCCGCTGGTGTTCCTGCAGAACATCACCGGCTTCATGGTCGGGCGCAAGTACGAGAATGAAGGCATTGCACGCCACGGCGCCAAGCTGGTGACGGCGGTGGCCACGGCGAGTGTTCCGAAGTTCACCATCATCATCGGAGGCAGCTTCGGCGCGGGCAACTACGGCATGTGTGGCCGTGCGTATTCGCCGCGTTTTCTCTGGATGTGGCCAAACGCGCGCATCAGCGTGATGGGCGGCGAGCAGGCAGCGAGCGTGCTCGCGACCGTCAAGCGCGACGGCATCGAAGCCAAGGGCGGCAGCTGGAGCGCGGAAGAGGAAGACGCGTTCAAGAACCCGATCCGCAAGCAGTACGAAGAACAGGGCCACCCGTACTTCGCCACCGCGCGCCTGTGGGACGACGGCGTGATCGACCCCGCCGACACCCGCCGCGTACTGGCGCTGGGCCTCGCGGCCACGCGCAATGCGCCGATCGAAGACACCAAGTTCGGTGTGTTCCGCATGTAATGGATTCACCGGGAGACAAACAAATGAGCCAAGCATTGACTCTGACGGTTGAAGGAGCGGTCGCAACGATCACGCTCACGCAGCCGGAAATCCGCAACGCCTTCAGCGACGAGGTGATCGCCGAGATCACGCAGGCCTTCCGCACGGCGGGGGATCGCCCCGACGTGCGCGTCATCGTGCTCGCGGCCGAGGGCCCGGCCTTCTGCGCGGGTGCCAACCTTAACTGGATGCGCCGCATGGCGGACTACACCCGCGAGGAAAACATCCAGGACGCGGGCCTGCTTGCCGAGATGCTGCGCGTGATCTACGAATGCCCGAAGCCCACCATTGCGCGCGTGCAGGGTGATGTGTATGCGGGCGGCGTAGGGCTGGTGGCGTGCTGCGACATCGCGGTCTCCGCCGACCATGTGCACTACTGCCTGAGCGAAACCAAGATCGGCCTGATCCCCGCGACCATCAGCCCGTACGTGATTCGCGCGATGGGCGCACGTGCAGCGCACCGCTACTTTTTGACGGCCGAGCGCTTCAACGCGGCCGAGGCGCTGCGCATCGGCTTTGTGCACGAGGTCGTGCATGTGGATGATCTGGACGCGAAGGTGGACGGCATTCTGAAGAACCTGCTCTCCGCAAGCCCGAACGCCGTGCGCGCCGCCAAGAAGCTGGTGCAGGACGTGGCCGAGCGCGAGATCAACGCCGCGCTCATTGCACAGACGGTGGAAGGCATTGCCGACATCCGTTCGAGCGAAGAGGGCCGCGAAGGCGTGCAGTCGTTCCTGGCCAAGCGCAAGCCCTCGTGGCTGCCCGGTTGATCCGGCGTTTCAACGGAGACACGCAACGCTATGGACGCAATCTGGCTCCAAATCGTGCAATGGCTGCATTCGGTCGGCATGCATGTGGATGGCAATACGGTGCGCGATGTGGCCGAAGGGGCCAGGCACGTGA includes:
- a CDS encoding Na+/H+ antiporter, encoding MHTVETVLLVLMLGALTGIVARYIRAIPLPLIQIALGAVIAWPQSGLHIAFDPEIFMLLFIPPLLFADGWRIPKREFFSLARPILLLALGLVVFTVFGLGYLINWMIPEIPLPVAFALAAVISPTDAVAVSAITRNLGMPDKTMHILEGESLLNDASGLVALKFAVAATLTGTLSWGAVARDFIYMAVGGLAVGALLGWGFSYARSTITRRLGDVAATQMVLLLVLLPFAAYIVGEKIGVSGILAAVAAGIATNFGDLDRSSYVSERLQTEGTWSLVEAAFNGAIFLLLGLQLPSIIGVPLHEAGHEWWILVGYVVAISSGLLLLRWIWITLGVHGALRRAHHSGKMAERPSALLNLATTFAGIRGAVTLAGALSVPMLLNNGEPFPARGMLIFLATGTILFTLVMGSVMLPIILKRLPPPGEPPTVREERLAREAGCIAAISELTLTEEDVEKHSPEWVAMHQEVVGRLSQEYRNRLQLLDDGSGVATSLESSREAPEIVQQRKHRYVLEIETRLKCIRAERDAVYAERHKHRINDETLRNIVSELDLQEVSMRKRLVAARRAAGLDKTKGASGAH
- a CDS encoding carboxyl transferase domain-containing protein, which codes for MSILGTQLNARSADFQSNAQAMQAVVDDLRAQTERVALGGGEAARAKHVSRGKLLPRERVQRLLDPGTPFLELSPLAALNMYNNDAPGAGVITGIGRVNGVDCMIVCNDATVKGGTYYPMTVKKHLRAQEVAQQNRLPCVYLVDSGGANLPNQDDVFPDREHFGRIFFNQANMSAQGISQIAVVMGSCTAGGAYVPAMSDESIIVKNQGTIFLGGPPLVKAATGEVVSAEDLGGGDVHTRLSGVADHLAENDLHALALARQIAGNLNKNKEPNAGDHAPRAPLFDSKELYGVIPVDTRKPFDVREIIARVVDGSEFDEFKARFGSTLVCGFARIEGMQVGIIANNGILFSESAVKGAHFIELCCQRKIPLVFLQNITGFMVGRKYENEGIARHGAKLVTAVATASVPKFTIIIGGSFGAGNYGMCGRAYSPRFLWMWPNARISVMGGEQAASVLATVKRDGIEAKGGSWSAEEEDAFKNPIRKQYEEQGHPYFATARLWDDGVIDPADTRRVLALGLAATRNAPIEDTKFGVFRM
- a CDS encoding enoyl-CoA hydratase/isomerase family protein, with the translated sequence MSQALTLTVEGAVATITLTQPEIRNAFSDEVIAEITQAFRTAGDRPDVRVIVLAAEGPAFCAGANLNWMRRMADYTREENIQDAGLLAEMLRVIYECPKPTIARVQGDVYAGGVGLVACCDIAVSADHVHYCLSETKIGLIPATISPYVIRAMGARAAHRYFLTAERFNAAEALRIGFVHEVVHVDDLDAKVDGILKNLLSASPNAVRAAKKLVQDVAEREINAALIAQTVEGIADIRSSEEGREGVQSFLAKRKPSWLPG